The genomic region GTGGAGTGGTATGTTTGTCTTACTAAAGTCGATACTCCACTCATCGGCAATTCCAGGCTTCACCTTAACCTTCAGCACCTCAAACACGAACAACGTGCTCTCACCAACATCCAGCCTATTCATGACTCTCGTCTCATATACGGCAATAGCATCCCTCCAAGTCGGTACCTTAATAACGTCGCTCGGCACCAATTGTATCTGGAACTCCCTTATCTTATCCACATCCTTACCTGAGACAGAACCGAGTTGATAAATCAAGTCTACCTGGTCAATACTCGGTATATTAATTGTGGCCTCAGGGTGATGATTAAGGCACTGGTATGTGAAGGCCTCCCTATAAACGGCCACACCAATCGTCGGCGGTTCCTCTGATATTGGTAAATTCCAACTGGCTGGCATGGCATTAACCCTATCGCCAGGGCACAGCGTGATTAACAGTATTGTGGGCCTTGGGTGCAGTAATCTATAAAACACGCCTTTATACTCTATGAACGACACACATAGGGACTCTACGGCATTTAAAAGCTTAGTTCCTCGTCTCTCAATATTATTCATGTATTTTACCAAGCATTACCAATTATTGTGAGTATGTGGTAATTTTATTTCGTAGTGCTAATGATAATTGATGTATGATTACGTGATTCATTGCGGGAGGGTTAATGAGGATTCACTGGTTGGTTCATCAATTAAGGAAGTTATCAATTGGGCAGTGGGTAAGGTAATGAGTAATGAGAAGGCGTTGGTCATAATGGGTGAGTCAGGTAGTGGTAAGACTACGGCGCTACTGGCAATAATGAATAGATTGAGAAAGTTAGGCATACCTGTGGCCTATGTAAATACATACAACGAGATAGGACTTAAATCAGTAAAGCTCGTTGATTGCCATAATGATGGGAATGCGAGGGTCCTTCTCATTGATGATGTTGACGCGGCATTTACAGTGCCAAGGATGGCGCAGGGCTTTATTAATAAGGTTCTTGGGTTCAGTGGTACTGTAATCACCACGTTAACAATACCACTACTCGTGGGTAATGACTTAGAAATGCTCGAGCCATTGATAAAGTTTTTACACTCAGCGTCGAGAATGGTTATTGAGTATCGTGAGGAGGACTTAAGGATCCTTGCCCGGAGAATAGGGGTTAATGTTAATTATGTTAAGCCGGCAATGAGAACACCGGGCATGGTACTCAGGAACTTCAGGAAATTAGGTAGTGGAGACTCGACAATTAATGATGTACTTAATGATGGTAATGTTGTGCTATAGTATTCCACGGAACTCCTCCCTAGTTCTCTCAATAAGCATCTCTGAACAATCGAGTATATTTGTACTACCTAAGTCAATTAGGTTTACACCAATACCGTTTATCTTAAAGATCTCAAGGTTAATCCAACTTATTTTTAGAAGGCTAGGGTTGATGCTGCCTTGAATAGATGATGCCGTAAGTGCATGTTCACCATTTATTAAATACTCAATAGTACTACCCCTCTCATCAAATTTGACGTCGATGTACTCCCTGAGTGTGTTAAGGTCATCCCTTAATACGTAAGCTTTGATGTAGGTGTCATTCAATTTATTAATGCTTATTAAGTATTCAGCGGCGTCAATGTTTGTGGGAACTCTGTTCAAGCCTTTGGTCAGGAGGTATATGTACGTGTCAGCGAGGATGTCGAGACCTAGATGTGTCGGGTTTATTACGAAATATATAGGAAGTGTTATTAAGCCCTCCACCACAATGCTCGTTGGGTTTTCAAACATCTTCTCAAGCGGTATCAATGATCCGCCATCAATGCTCCTTATCTTAACGTCAATACCGTACTTCCTCATCAACGCCTTATCAAGGTATGTCACCCTCTCCCCCTCGCGTATTGCCTTATCCTTGCACGTCACTGATAATATGCCCTCATTGGCGCTTATTGATATGCAGTCGTTGAATTCCGCGTACTTAGTATTGTCAATAGACCAATTATTTATCTTTGCTAAATCAGCCAACAGAGCCACTGAGTCCTCCGTAATTATGTAATCGATATTCTTGCCATCAACCCTATAATCATAGGCATTGTATGGATATAGATTGATGATGTCCTCAGTACTTAATGACATTAATGAACCCTCCCTGATCGCCTTAACTATGAATGCTTCCTTAACCATGTCATTGACAATCCTCTTAATCCTTACTAGGATCTCAAGCGCATTCATTTAATTAATGATTGAAATTAAAATTTAAAAACTTATCAACTGATTTTAGCCATCACTACGTTATCAACAAAATTCCTGAACCCAAGTATAACTTATTTAAATTCACATTAACTATACTATACGTGGACATCCTAACAATTAGGGAATTCCTTAAGGAGCACATTGACAAGTTATATAGCGAGTTCAGTGCCTACGAACCACTGCTTAGGATTACGACCAATAAGGCGGTGGTAATTGGGGACCTTCATGGCGATGTCAATACATTACTACGGATAATAGAGCGGTTCCCGCCAGATAATTGGATGTACATAATGCTTGGGGATTACGTGGATAGGGGTGAGCATCAAATAGAGACGTTGTACCTTGCATTAAGGTTATTTCTTGAACATAAGGCTGTGTTATTAAGGGGTAACCATGAATCACCATTGACTAATTACGAATATGGCTTCTACATAGAGCTATTGAGGAAGTTTGGACCGTACGACGGCGACTCGATTTACGATAGGCTAAAGGAATTATTCTCACAAATGCCTGTATCGGCAATACTGAATGATAAGTACTTCCTGGTACATGGTGGTTTACCCATAAATAATATTAGTATTGATAACATAGCTA from Vulcanisaeta distributa DSM 14429 harbors:
- a CDS encoding flavin reductase family protein, whose translation is MNNIERRGTKLLNAVESLCVSFIEYKGVFYRLLHPRPTILLITLCPGDRVNAMPASWNLPISEEPPTIGVAVYREAFTYQCLNHHPEATINIPSIDQVDLIYQLGSVSGKDVDKIREFQIQLVPSDVIKVPTWRDAIAVYETRVMNRLDVGESTLFVFEVLKVKVKPGIADEWSIDFSKTNIPLHGAGRVFYRVDPRKVFARKSLK
- a CDS encoding ATP-binding protein, giving the protein MYDYVIHCGRVNEDSLVGSSIKEVINWAVGKVMSNEKALVIMGESGSGKTTALLAIMNRLRKLGIPVAYVNTYNEIGLKSVKLVDCHNDGNARVLLIDDVDAAFTVPRMAQGFINKVLGFSGTVITTLTIPLLVGNDLEMLEPLIKFLHSASRMVIEYREEDLRILARRIGVNVNYVKPAMRTPGMVLRNFRKLGSGDSTINDVLNDGNVVL
- a CDS encoding metallophosphoesterase, which produces MDILTIREFLKEHIDKLYSEFSAYEPLLRITTNKAVVIGDLHGDVNTLLRIIERFPPDNWMYIMLGDYVDRGEHQIETLYLALRLFLEHKAVLLRGNHESPLTNYEYGFYIELLRKFGPYDGDSIYDRLKELFSQMPVSAILNDKYFLVHGGLPINNISIDNIAKLPKPDEIPNNEVTFQLLWNDPSDDVKYYEPNIIRGPGTYVFGPALTESFLNSSGLKMIIRGHEYTPQGYKWNHGGKVLTVFSSRAGPYSDTRPHVVVIDNDSLNIIDVS